In Aegilops tauschii subsp. strangulata cultivar AL8/78 chromosome 3, Aet v6.0, whole genome shotgun sequence, one genomic interval encodes:
- the LOC109771271 gene encoding tricetin 3',4',5'-O-trimethyltransferase gives MGSIAAGADEDACMYALQLVSSSILPMTLKNAIELGLLETLMSAGGKFLTPAEVAAKLPSAANPEAPDMVDRMLRLLASYNVVSCRTEEGKDGRLSRRYGAAPVCKYLTPNEDGVSMSALALMNQDKVLMESWYYLKDAVLDGGIPFNKAYGMSAFEYHGTDPRFNRVFNEGMKNHSIIITKKLLELYKGFEGLNTLVDVGGGVGATVAAITAHYPAIKGINFDLPHVISEAPPFPGVTHVGGDMFQKVPSGDAILMKWILHDWSDEHCAKLLKNCYDALPAHGKVVLVECILPVNPEATPKAQGVFHVDMIMLAHNPGGRERYEREFEALAKGAGFAAMKTTYIYANAWAIEFTK, from the exons ACTCCTCGAGACTCTGATGTCTGCCGGCGGCAAGTTCTTGACTCCCGCCGAGGTGGCTGCCAAGCTCCCATCCGCAGCGAATCCGGAAGCGCCGGACATGGTGGACCGTATGCTCCGTCTGCTGGCCTCGTACAACGTGGTGTCGTGCAGGACGGAGGAGGGCAAGGACGGCCGTCTCTCCAGGCGGTATGGTGCTGCGCCCGTGTGCAAGTACCTCACCCCCAACGAGGACGGCGTCTCGATGTCAGCGCTCGCGCTCATGAACCAGGACAAGGTCCTCATGGAGAGCTG GTACTATCTCAAGGATGCGGTCCTCGACGGTGGCATCCCATTCAACAAGGCATACGGGATGTCGGCGTTCGAGTACCACGGCACGGACCCGCGCTTCAACCGCGTCTTCAACGAAGGGATGAAGAACCATTCCATCATCATCACCAAGAAGCTCCTCGAACTCTACAAGGGCTTCGAGGGCCTCAACACCCTCGTCGACGTGGGCGGGGGCGTCGGCGCCACCGTGGCCGCCATCACCGCTCACTACCCCGCCATCAAGGGCATCAACTTCGACCTTCCCCACGTCATCTCCGAGGCGCCGCCGTTCCCCGGTGTCACCCACGTCGGCGGCGACATGTTCCAGAAGGTGCCCTCGGGTGACGCCATCCTCATGAAGTGGATCCTCCACGACTGGAGCGACGAGCACTGCGCTAAGCTGCTCAAGAACTGCTACGACGCCTTGCCGGCGCACGGCAAGGTGGTGCTCGTGGAGTGCATCCTGCCGGTGAACCCGGAAGCCACGCCTAAGGCGCAGGGAGTGTTCCATGTCGATATGATCATGCTCGCGCACAACCCGGGTGGCAGGGAGAGGTACGAGAGGGAGTTCGAGGCCCTGGCCAAGGGCGCCGGGTTCGCCGCCATGAAGACCACTTACATCTACGCCAATGCATGGGCCATCGAGTTCACTAAGTAG